The genomic segment CTGCTCAGCGCAGAATTGACCGGATTCGCCATTCTGGACGCTAGTTCCACCCCGCAATATTTCACCCGTCCCACACCGGCGGAGGCGAACGGAGTGGGGGCGAAGGTTACTGGACCGACCATCACTGAGGTGGGGCACAGTCCCAAGGTTCCCCGCGACGACGAGGATCTTTGGGTGACCTCGCGCATCAGCCCCTCCTTCAACAATCTCTCGAATGTGGTGATGCGCTACCGCGTGATGTTCACCAACGAAGTTGTCGTTCCCATGAAGGACGATGGGAGGAGCCATGATGGATTGGCCAATGATGGAGTCTTCGGGGCTGTCATCCCGGCGTCCGCGTCTACCAACGGTCAAATGGTCAGGTATCTGATTAGTGCCGAGGACGTGGCCGGCAACGTATCGCGGTGGCCGCTGTTTCATGATCCAACCGGGTCTGAGGAGTACCTCGGAACCGTAGTGAATCCCAGCTCGGTCAGCAGTCCGCTGCCGGTATTCCATTTGTTTGTCTCCGCCGCCAATCTTCCAAAGATGGACGACGAGGCTACCGGGGGGCGGGTCACCGTCTTCCATGAAGGGGAGCTTTACGACAATGTCCACATGGAGCTGCGAGGTAACACCAGCGCCGGCCTGCCGAAGAAATCGCATCGGGTGGAGTTTCATCGGGAGAAATGGCTTCTGCATGAAGGGCCTGGAGGGAGGGTCCGCAAGACTTCGTTCATCGCGGAGCATCTGGATCCCACCTACATGCGGCAGGGACTGAGCTTTTGGCTGTTGAATGAAAGCGGCACCCCGGCCCCGTTCTACTACCCGGTTCGAATTCAACGAAATGGCGAGTTCTATCAGTTGGCGTCCCATACCGATGTGTTGGGTGAGGATCAGCTTGAGCGCATGGGGTATGATCCCCGCGGGGCCCTGTACAAGGCGGCGGGTAACATTGATCCTAGCCAGTCCAGCACCGGCGGATTCGAGAAAAAGACGCGCACCTTCGAAGGTGTGGCGGACTACCAGGCCCTGGCGGCGGCCATCAATGAGTCGCGTCCATTGGCCACGCGTCGCACAAATGTCTTTGAGTTTTTAGATGTGCCCAATGTGATCAATTATCTCGCCTGCGCGCGCTGGGTGCAGGAGGGCGATGATGTTTGGGCGAACATGAGCATTTATCGCGATTCGGAAGGGGACAAGCTGTGGCGGATCATCCCGTTTGACATGAATCTCTCCTGGGGTGCCCTGTACTATGGTGACGCCCCGGATCGTAATTTCGGAGTCATCTCCACTGACGATGGCAATAAGAGCCATCCACTTTACGGTGGATCGGCGGTTCGGGCGGTTGGCGGCAGCTACAACCAGATCTACGACATCATCATCCAGGTTCCTGAGACCCGCCAGATGCTGCTTCGTCGGATGCGTAGCATCATGGATGAATGGATCCAGCCCCCGGCGACCCATCCGCTCGCCAAGAAATTCGAACAGCGCATCACTTGGCTCACCAATCAAATGTGGACGGATGCCTTCATCGACCGTGCCAAGTGGAAGTGGCCTGATTTGAGCGGACCTTACAGTCTGGGACCCAACCAGTGGTTGACCAACGCCACGCAGGAGTTGGTGGAAAAGTTTATCGAGCCGCGTCGCTACCACTGGTTTGTAACCCACGCTGCGACCAACGTAGCTCGCCCGATCGGCGTGGCCAACAATCGGAACGCGGGTATCCCGGAGTCCCAGTCGGACGACCTGGTGTTGAAATTCGGGGCGGTCGAGTTCAACCCCTCTAGCGGCAATCAGGCGGAGGAGTTTATCACGCTTACCAATCCGAATCCTGTGGCGGTGGATCTTTCTGGCTGGACGCTCAGCGGAGGCATTGAATTTGTTTTTAAGGGCGGAACCGTGATGCCCTCCAACAGCCTGCTTTACGTGTCGCCAGACATCGCCGCCTTCCGCAATCGGACCGTTGGTCCCCGTGCTGGTTTAGGCGTCTTCGTCGTGGGGCCCTATCGTGGACAAATCTCCGCTCGAGGCGAGCCGGTGGCGCTGATGGATCGGAGCGGGCGGGTGGTAGCGACTGTGAACTCCCCGGCCCAGCCCACCATGGCCCAGCAGTTTTTGCGCGTCACTGAGATCATGTTTCATCCTACCGGCGCAGCGGAAGGCAGTCCATACACCGAACGGGATTTTGAGTTCGTCGAGTTAAGGAACACGGGCGACCAGACGCTGGACTTGGGGGGCATTCATTTTACGAATGGCTTGGCTTTCGAGTTCACCGGCAGCGCCGTGACCTCCCTGGGTGCGGGGGAGCGCGTCCTGGTGGTCAAGAATAGAACGGCCTTTCTGACCCGTTATCCCACGGCAACTCGCATCGCGGGCGAGTATGCGGGCACCCTGGACAACAGTGGGGAACGGCTGACTTTGCACGACGGCGTCGGTGAGGTGGTGCTCGATTTTGCCTACAGCCGCACTTGGTATCCCGTCACCGACGGCGCCGGTTTCTCACTGGTGTTTCGCGACGATCGATTGTCGCACTCTGCCTGGGATACCAACTCCAATTGGCGTGCGAGCAGCTTCGATCAAGGATCTCCGGGCGTTGCCGAACCGGCCTCGATCGAGGTCTCTCCGGTTTTGGTGAACGAGATCCTGAGCAATCCCTTGGTCGCCAATGGCGACGCTGTCGAGTTGGTCAACACCAACTCCGTGGCAGTGGACATTTCCGGCTGGTATCTGTCGGATGATTTTCTGACCCCCCGGAAGTACCTCATTCCCGCGAATACAGTGGTGCCGGCGAACAGCGTCGTGCGCATCCCGGAAACCGCCTTCAACTCGAGCCCTGGATCGGCCTCAAGCTTCGCTTTGGGTAGCTCGGGCGATGGCATCTATCTCTTCTCGGCCGACTCGAGTCGCCGGCTGACCGGCTTTGCGCACGGTACGGAATTTGGTCCCTCCCTGCGCGGCATCACTTTCGGCCGGCACCTGAACAGCGTTGGCATCGAATCGTTCCCCCCGCAGCTGACCAACACGCTCGGGACTCTCAACGCCGGTCCGGCGGTTGGGCCCGTGATCATCTCCGAATTCCTCTACAATGCCCCACCGCTTCCTGCTGGGGTGCAGGATTACAATCGGCAGTTCGTGGCGCTCCGAAATGTCAGTCCGAGCGCGGTTCCCCTGTTTGACCCGGCGGCGCGCACGAATACGTGGAGAATTCGGGGAGATGTCGATTTTGACTTTCCGACGAATGTGACTCTCACCGTCGGCGAGCAGGTGGTCGTGGTGGGTTTCGACCCCGCGGTCGATCTCGGATCCGCACAGGCTTTCCGGGCTGATTTCCAAGTTCCCGTTGCAGTGCGGTTGTTCGGTCCGTTCCGCGGCGACTTGGGTAACGGTAGCGGGATCGTTCGTGTGGGGCGTCCCAACCCGCCGACAGCAGAGGGGATTTTTTTCCCGGTCGTGGATGAGGTCGCCTATGATGATCAGCTGCCTTGGTCACCGGCCGCGGACGGTTGGGGTGGGTCCTTGCATCGGCGGGAACCGGCCGCGTACGCCAACGATCCGGCCAGCTGGGTTGCCGCATCGCCATCACCCGGAAGATTGGTCACGAGCGCCAGCGAGCCCCAGATCGTGTCCCAGCCCCGGTCGGAGCAGGTGCTCGCCCTTCAACCGGTGCGGTTTGAGGTATCCGCGATCGGTTCTGATCTCACCTACCAGTGGTTCCTCAACGGCGATTCCATTGACGGAGCTCGCGCCTCTGTTCTCGAGCTGGCCGCGGTGCTGCCCGGCGATGAAGGAAACTATCAAGTCGCGGTGGTTGGCTCTGGGGGGGCAGTGATGAGCGAACCGGCGTTGCTGCAGGTCTCTCTGCCCCTCGCTTTTGCGGTTCAGCCGAAGTCCCGATTCGTAACTGCAGGCACCAATGTGACCTTTTCCGCGCCGGCAGTGGGTGTGGGCGAAGTGCGCTATCAATGGCGTCGTAACGGTCAGCCAATTTCTGGGGCAACCGGCTACGATTTAAGCCTGACGGCGGTTCAGCCGGCGTTGTCAGGAGTTTATGACGTTTTGGCCAGTGACGATCTTGGATCCATTGTGAGTCAGCCTGCCCAGTTGGTGGTCTCCGTGAAACCGGCCTTTGTCTTTCAGCCCCAGGCCCGAACGGTGCTTCAAGGGGAGACGGTGACGCTGTTTACCACGGTTTCGGGGACGACTCCCTTGTGGTATCGCTGGTCTCGAGCGGCGAGGACGATCACGAATCAGTTCAGCCTGAACAACTACGGATTGTTGGTGATTACCAACATTCAGACCAGCAATGCCGGACCTTATACGGTGACAGTGACTAACCTGGCGGGCGCAACCGCGGCCAGTCCTGGCATCACGTTGATCGTGCTAGCCGACGTCGATCAGGATGGGATGTCGGACGCTTGGGAGGCGTTGCATGGATTCAGTAGCCAGACCGCCCAGGATGCGTCTATGGATGCCGATGGCGATGGCGTTTCGAACCGCGATGAATACGTTGCGGGAACAGATCCGCGCAGCAGCGCCAGCCGGCTAAGGCTCAGCGTGGAGCTGCAGTCCCCGGGGGTAGTGATCCGATTCAACGCGATCTCCAATCAAACCTTCAGCGTGCTCTATCGCACCAACCTGGACGCATCCGCTTGGCTCAAGTTGGTCGATGTGCCATCCCGATCCACGAATCGTCTGGTGGAGGTGCGCGAGACCAATGCGGCACCGGATTTGCGACTCTACCAGGTCCTAGCGCCAGCTCAGCCCTAGCGCGTCCTAGTAGGGGGTGATTAAACCCGGGTGAAGGCAGCCTAGATCCCCCTCCGGGGGCGGGGAAGCTGTACAGGGCTCTCCTCGTTTCCCACAAAAGTGAGAACTAAGCAGGTTGTCGGAGATCCTCACTTCTTGGGGTGAGTTCCTTTTGGAGTGCTGTAGGCCTCTACAGCTTTTCAAGACCAGACGCAGTCGGGTATCCCCCGGCAAGACAAACGGATCTCACCCACTTTTGATCACACCCGCCCTAGTAGGCCATCGAATTCCAGGCTTGCATTGACTTGTTTCCGCACTATTTTAGTTGGCTCTTGCTCCTCGGATCGAGGTGCAAACATCTATCGAATTTTATGGCAACAGCGAACGATCTGCGTAAGGGAATGGCAATTAGTTACAACGGTGACGTTTCCGTCGTGTTGGACAGCCAGCATCGCACACCCGGAAATCTCCGCGCCTTTGTGCAGGCAACCCTGCGGAGCATCCGCACTGGCAAATCTGCCGACGTGCGTTTCAGCTCGACTGAAAAGATCGAAGTCATCCCGATGATGACCAAGAAGATGGAGTTTAGCTACCTTGACAATGGCGATTACGTCTTCTCAGACCCGGAGACGTTTGAGACCGTGACCATCACTCCGGAGATCGTCGGGGACGCCAAGAATTACCTGATTGAGAACGCCTCTGTGACGATGACATTGGTGGAGGACAAGGCGGTCTCCATCGAATTGCCGCCCAGCGTGGTGCTGAAGGTGACCGATGCCCCCGAGGGCATCAAAGGTGATTCAGCCAACAACGTGATGAAAACCATCACCGTTGAGACTGGCGTCACCGTTCAAGCCCCCTTGTTCATCAAGCAGGGCGAGAAGATCAAGATTGATACCCGGACCGGTAAATACATGGAGCGGGCCAACTGAGCTGACCCCGCGGGGTGGACCTGATTTTGCTGAAGCGGCGTGAGCGAGAGAATCGCTCCGCCGCTTCTTCGTTTTATGGGCTGGGCGTGGGCCCGGGTGCACGATTCCACGGTTCCTCATTGATCCCGGCTAAACGTAACGCTAAAGTAACCACTTAGTCTGGAAACCTCAGAATTTTGTTATGCGTTGTGCTCTTGCTGTTCTTCTCTTCTGTTCGGTCTGGTGTCCCGTCGTCACCTCCGCCGATCCCCTGGTGATCTCCGAGTTCATGGCGAGCAACCAGACTGGGCTCAAAGATGAGGACGGGGAGTTTAGCGATTGGATCGAGCTTCAGAACATCACCACCAACGCAGTAAACACCGCGGGGTGGTCTCTGTCGGACTCCGCCGGTAACCTGCGCAAGTGGCTGCTCCCCGCCACCAACATTCCGCCCCGCGGCTTTTTGGTGGTTTTTGCTTCCTCAAAGAACCGCGCACTCCCCGGGAGGCCGTTGCACACCAACTTCAAGCTGGATGCCGGAGCCCCGGGGGAGTTCCTCGGCTTGGTGAAGCCGGATGGCCTCACGGTTGCTTCCCAATACTCCCCCGCCTATCCCGCCCAGTTTCCGGATGTGAGTTATGGGTTGGCACCGAGTGTGATCACCCTTCCCTTGATCCCCGCCGGGGCAACCGCCAAGGTTCGGGTGCCCGCCAACGAGGCCGAAGGCTTGGCCTGGACCACTCGTGGATTTGATG from the Verrucomicrobiales bacterium genome contains:
- a CDS encoding lamin tail domain-containing protein, whose product is MKCHSLWFSVVLALSVLPVRAELIISEFLASNLRNLADEDGAFEDWIEIRNTSEAALDLRGWFLTDSANDKVKWQFPATNLNAGASLIVFASGKDRRVPGLPLHTNFKLSPEGEYLALVKPDRLTTTTVFAPVYPPQFADVSYGFGLVTTNVPLVVNSGGARLFIPTVANGGDLLGESWKGGAEPFLADGWTPVDGGAGYSGADVSLVSQGALALRLNFDAAPVSNVLLDTKPAGTPRNGVNRGADWIAVSNDSSQNPVARSGAMGFVAANSDQVTVAANADFNLAQGTLSMWVRSSGPAGVGTEAAVLFERRTTAAGLQLLLLDDGRLRVIANSAAGAVRNTITTSASVGDKRWHHVAVTFEQAAAGSISISIDGQPAGSSLNTGAWAWPTTTSLAFGKSQEAASTWRRFNGALDDIRLYNTVLSSEQLAQIYSGDGGVAPADYAVDLTAPLRGTSSSVFARFPFVVGDPSVISSLLLRVKYDDGYAVWLNGRPLGRSNVPDPLNWDSQATAEHSSAFSETLVQAVTPGLLRSGTNILAFQGANLSAGDPTFLLSAELTGFAILDASSTPQYFTRPTPAEANGVGAKVTGPTITEVGHSPKVPRDDEDLWVTSRISPSFNNLSNVVMRYRVMFTNEVVVPMKDDGRSHDGLANDGVFGAVIPASASTNGQMVRYLISAEDVAGNVSRWPLFHDPTGSEEYLGTVVNPSSVSSPLPVFHLFVSAANLPKMDDEATGGRVTVFHEGELYDNVHMELRGNTSAGLPKKSHRVEFHREKWLLHEGPGGRVRKTSFIAEHLDPTYMRQGLSFWLLNESGTPAPFYYPVRIQRNGEFYQLASHTDVLGEDQLERMGYDPRGALYKAAGNIDPSQSSTGGFEKKTRTFEGVADYQALAAAINESRPLATRRTNVFEFLDVPNVINYLACARWVQEGDDVWANMSIYRDSEGDKLWRIIPFDMNLSWGALYYGDAPDRNFGVISTDDGNKSHPLYGGSAVRAVGGSYNQIYDIIIQVPETRQMLLRRMRSIMDEWIQPPATHPLAKKFEQRITWLTNQMWTDAFIDRAKWKWPDLSGPYSLGPNQWLTNATQELVEKFIEPRRYHWFVTHAATNVARPIGVANNRNAGIPESQSDDLVLKFGAVEFNPSSGNQAEEFITLTNPNPVAVDLSGWTLSGGIEFVFKGGTVMPSNSLLYVSPDIAAFRNRTVGPRAGLGVFVVGPYRGQISARGEPVALMDRSGRVVATVNSPAQPTMAQQFLRVTEIMFHPTGAAEGSPYTERDFEFVELRNTGDQTLDLGGIHFTNGLAFEFTGSAVTSLGAGERVLVVKNRTAFLTRYPTATRIAGEYAGTLDNSGERLTLHDGVGEVVLDFAYSRTWYPVTDGAGFSLVFRDDRLSHSAWDTNSNWRASSFDQGSPGVAEPASIEVSPVLVNEILSNPLVANGDAVELVNTNSVAVDISGWYLSDDFLTPRKYLIPANTVVPANSVVRIPETAFNSSPGSASSFALGSSGDGIYLFSADSSRRLTGFAHGTEFGPSLRGITFGRHLNSVGIESFPPQLTNTLGTLNAGPAVGPVIISEFLYNAPPLPAGVQDYNRQFVALRNVSPSAVPLFDPAARTNTWRIRGDVDFDFPTNVTLTVGEQVVVVGFDPAVDLGSAQAFRADFQVPVAVRLFGPFRGDLGNGSGIVRVGRPNPPTAEGIFFPVVDEVAYDDQLPWSPAADGWGGSLHRREPAAYANDPASWVAASPSPGRLVTSASEPQIVSQPRSEQVLALQPVRFEVSAIGSDLTYQWFLNGDSIDGARASVLELAAVLPGDEGNYQVAVVGSGGAVMSEPALLQVSLPLAFAVQPKSRFVTAGTNVTFSAPAVGVGEVRYQWRRNGQPISGATGYDLSLTAVQPALSGVYDVLASDDLGSIVSQPAQLVVSVKPAFVFQPQARTVLQGETVTLFTTVSGTTPLWYRWSRAARTITNQFSLNNYGLLVITNIQTSNAGPYTVTVTNLAGATAASPGITLIVLADVDQDGMSDAWEALHGFSSQTAQDASMDADGDGVSNRDEYVAGTDPRSSASRLRLSVELQSPGVVIRFNAISNQTFSVLYRTNLDASAWLKLVDVPSRSTNRLVEVRETNAAPDLRLYQVLAPAQP
- the efp gene encoding elongation factor P, which gives rise to MATANDLRKGMAISYNGDVSVVLDSQHRTPGNLRAFVQATLRSIRTGKSADVRFSSTEKIEVIPMMTKKMEFSYLDNGDYVFSDPETFETVTITPEIVGDAKNYLIENASVTMTLVEDKAVSIELPPSVVLKVTDAPEGIKGDSANNVMKTITVETGVTVQAPLFIKQGEKIKIDTRTGKYMERAN